GCGTTTCTACACCTCCGAGGGTAACTACGACATCGTGGGCAACAACACCCCGGTGTTCTTCATCCGCGACGGCATCAAGTTCCCCGACTTCATCCACTCGCAGAAGCGCCTCCCGGGCTCCGGTCTGCGTGACGCTGACATGCAGTGGGATTTCTGGACCAACTCCCCCGAGTCCGCACACCAGGTCACGTACCTGATGGGTGACCGCGGCATTCCGACGTCGTGGCGCGAAATGCCCGGCTTCGGCTCGCACACCTACCAGTGGATCAACGCCGCCGGCGAGCGTTTCTGGGTGAAGTACCACTTCACGTCCAACCAGGGCAACCACGAGATCACCGGTGCAGAAGCAGAGAAGATTGCCGGCGCTGACGCCGACTTCTACCGCCGCGACCTGTACGAGGCCATCGCCGAAGGCAACTTCCCGTCCTGGGACCTGCACGTTCAGGTCATGCCGTACGAAGATGCCAAGACGTACCGGTTCAACCCGTTCGACCTGACCAAGGTCTGGCCGCACGCGGACTACCCGCTGATCAAGGTGGGTACCCACACCCTGAACCGCAACCCGGAGAACTTCTTCGCGCAGATCGAGCAGGTTGCCCTGTCCCCCGCGAACCTGGTCCCCGGCATTGACGCCAGCCCGGACAAGATGCTCATGGCCCGCATCTTCTCCTACCCGGATGCACAGCGTTACCGCATCGGCGCCAACTACAACCAGCTGCCGGTGAACTCGCCGAAGGCTCCGGTCAACAACTACTCGCAGGACGGCGCCATGCGCTTCTCCTACAACTCCCCCGAGACCCCGGTCTACGCGCCCAACACCCTGGGCGGCCCCGTAGCCGATGCCGCACTTGCCGGCGAGGGCTCCTGGGAGAGCGA
This genomic interval from Arthrobacter sunyaminii contains the following:
- a CDS encoding catalase, with product MSNFTTTQTGTPVGSDANSLSAGPNGAIALHDRYLVEKLAQFNRERIPERIVHAKGGGAFGEFVVTEDVSKYTRAAVFQPGTVTETVQRFSSVAGEQGSPDTWRDVRGFALRFYTSEGNYDIVGNNTPVFFIRDGIKFPDFIHSQKRLPGSGLRDADMQWDFWTNSPESAHQVTYLMGDRGIPTSWREMPGFGSHTYQWINAAGERFWVKYHFTSNQGNHEITGAEAEKIAGADADFYRRDLYEAIAEGNFPSWDLHVQVMPYEDAKTYRFNPFDLTKVWPHADYPLIKVGTHTLNRNPENFFAQIEQVALSPANLVPGIDASPDKMLMARIFSYPDAQRYRIGANYNQLPVNSPKAPVNNYSQDGAMRFSYNSPETPVYAPNTLGGPVADAALAGEGSWESDGSLVRAAATLHSEDSDFGQAGTLYREVFDDAAKERFLETITGAVSGVQRPHIREAAIQYWTNVDATLGEKLRLNLASGETTPIEKAEFVGVAD